Below is a genomic region from Gemmobacter sp. 24YEA27.
ATCGGCGGCTCAAAGCGGCAAGAGGGCTTTGGCTATGATATGGAGGCGCGCGAGAAGGATCCGCTGGGCCTGTTGCGTGCCATGCGTGACCAGACCCCGGGCCTTTCGGGCTTTCGCTATTTCCACGATCACGACCAGCGCATCCTGCCCGCCGTGATGGAAGATCCGGCCTGCGCCAAGATCATCCTGACCCGTAACCCGCTGGAAAGCTACATTTCCTGGCAGATTGCCCGCGCGACCGAGCAATGGCGGCTGACCAATGTGAAGAACCTGAAAACCGCCCGGGCTGAATTTGAGCCCGCCGGGTTTGAGGCCCATCTGGAAAATGTGCAGGAGTTCCAGATCCGGCTGATGCACAGGCTGCAGGTCTCGGGCCAGACCGCCTTTTATATCGATTATGAGGATATTCAGGATCTCGATGTCCTGAACGGGCTTGCGGCCTGGCTGGGCGTCAGCGCCCGGCTTGAGGCGGTTGACGCATCGCTGGTCAAGCAAAATCCCGGCGCGATTTCCGACAAGGTGACCAATCCGCAGGTGATGGAAGAGGCGCTGTCGCGGCTGGACCGTTTCAACCTCGCACGGACGCCGAATTTCGAACCCCGCCGCAGCGCCGCCGTGCCGTCTTTCATCGCCTCAGACCAGGGCCGCCTGCTCTATATGCCGGTCAAGGGCGGGCCGGTGGCCGAAGTGACGGCCTGGCTTGCAGCACTTGGCGATGTGAGGGGCGAATTCACCCGCAAATCGCTGCGCGACTGGGAAATGTCGCATCCCGGCAATCTGAGCTTTACCGTGCTGCGCCATCCGCTCTTGCGCGCCCATACCGCCTTTCTCCACCTGATCGTCTCGGGCCGCCTGAAAGAGCACCGCAATGCGCTGATCCGCGCCCATCGCGCCGAACTGCCGCCCAAAGGCCAGGATTTCGCCGATACTGACAGCCACCGCGCGGCCTTCCTGGCGTTTCTGCGTTATGCAAAACTCTCGCTGAGCGGCCAGACCAGCCAGCGCGTCGATCCGCACTGGGCGAGCCAGACCGCTATTTTGCAGGGCTTTGCCGGGCTGCGCAGCCCCGATCTGGTGATCCGCGAAACGCGGCTGAGCAGCGGGTTTACGCATCTCGGCGCGGAACTCGGCTTCAAACCGCCGCCCCTGACCATAGACCCCGAACCCGCCCGCGCACTTGAAAGCATCTGGTGCGAAGAGCTGGAGACCGCCGCACAAGAGGCCTGGAGCCGGGACTATACCGCATTTGGTTTCGACCGCTGGAAGATCTGACGCATCCGCATCTGGTTGCGGGAGATGCCTCCGGCGGGGATATTCAGAGACAGATGAAATCGGCTTTTCATCTGTCCTTAAATATCCCGGGGGAGCCTCCGAAGGAGGCGGGGGCAGCGCCCCCGGCAACGCCGGCCAAAAAAGATTGCCGCAGTTGACCGGGACGGGGTGGAGGATTAGTTCCATCTGGCATCCGTGTGAAAGTGACCCAATTGGCTATTCATCTGCATCAGAACGACCTGCCCGACGGGCTCGACCTCGGCGCGGTCGTCGCTATCG
It encodes:
- a CDS encoding nodulation protein NodH encodes the protein MSDTAAAGPRFTSFVMLAEMRTGSNFLEANLNALEGVTCLGEMFNPRFIGGSKRQEGFGYDMEAREKDPLGLLRAMRDQTPGLSGFRYFHDHDQRILPAVMEDPACAKIILTRNPLESYISWQIARATEQWRLTNVKNLKTARAEFEPAGFEAHLENVQEFQIRLMHRLQVSGQTAFYIDYEDIQDLDVLNGLAAWLGVSARLEAVDASLVKQNPGAISDKVTNPQVMEEALSRLDRFNLARTPNFEPRRSAAVPSFIASDQGRLLYMPVKGGPVAEVTAWLAALGDVRGEFTRKSLRDWEMSHPGNLSFTVLRHPLLRAHTAFLHLIVSGRLKEHRNALIRAHRAELPPKGQDFADTDSHRAAFLAFLRYAKLSLSGQTSQRVDPHWASQTAILQGFAGLRSPDLVIRETRLSSGFTHLGAELGFKPPPLTIDPEPARALESIWCEELETAAQEAWSRDYTAFGFDRWKI